In Fusarium fujikuroi IMI 58289 draft genome, chromosome FFUJ_chr02, the genomic stretch ATTAATTCTGATTCTTGCTTAAAGGGTATGTCGTGATTTTTTAATTCATGCCTGTGAAATCACCTACTGACTCTCAAAATAGCCGTTACTGCAGTATCGAGGAAGACATATGCATCCGACTGCAAAGCTTATCTATATACCACCGTGACACCCAAGAAAGTGTAGGGCTGACAACTTTTGTCTGGAAAGTGTCACAACAGCTAACGATGATACAATAGCACTATCTATCGAACAAAGACTGTAACAAGTATCCCGACAGTCAGGAAGTCTGTAACGGCAATCAGCACACAGCGTGTAACGGCCACAAGGACCAACTCTGTTGTAAAGAGTGTTACGATCGATATCACTACAACTGTGACAATGGATGGCACTAAGACAGTTACTCAGCAGACCACAAAGACAATCACGACGACTGCCCAGAATGTCAACCCGCCATTTAAGAAGCGAGCAGCCAACGCACCTGTCATCCCTCCCTACGCTAGCAACGCGTGCAGCAACTCGGCCAAGTACTCCTCTGCATGTTCTCGTGTTGGTGTAACCAGCAAAACCATCACTCTTCCACGAACGACCATCGTTTCAGTCATCCACAAGGTTATCATTCCACGAAGAACCACCATCAAGACCGCTATCGCAACCGCCTATGCCACCAAGACGGTCAAGACAGAGGTTGTCCAAGAGACCTATTCCACTGAGAAGATCAGTAAAGTAGTTGGGACAGAAGTGAAGGACAACATCATTGCCACGGAGACCAAGACCGAGGTCAGCACCAAGACAGAAGCAGCTGATCCACTGCAAACAATCGTGCTCATCGCACACAACAGCGGGGATCCTAACCTCGCCCCGCTTGGCGGTGTTGGTTTCACCCATCTGGAGAACCAGATCGGCAGTGGAAAGTACTTCTTCGACTTCACAGCCGACCTTGACTCCGACGTGACCTTCACCCTCAATGAGCGCACAGGAGAACTTAAAGTCGCCAATGGACCTGGAAGTTCGATTGGAAAAGCCGGTTACTCCAACGTCAACGGAAACTCGGACAACTACGTGCGCTTCATGTCGACCGAGGAAGCGACTGCGAATGCGGCCAACCGTTTCATCTGCAAGATCGTCCCGGCGACTTCGTACCCCTTGGGCCTTCAGTGCTTGTGGGGGACTAATCAGATTGCTGATTTTTGGACGTGCTCTTCACGTCTGGTGCTTGTCCAGCCGGGAGTGGACTTCACGAGTCAGTGTACGGGTGCTTCTACGTCTTATACTATTGACATAGAGGTCCGCTTGGCTTAGAGGGGATTTGTAAATCAAAAGAGATGACAAAAAATAGACCCCCTATAGAATTAGAATTCACTAGACCGCAAGTCATTTGGTATTTAGAATTAATCCTGCCTAAGTACCGTCGAGGTTTCTGTATGCCGGTGCTGCCTCTTCTACAGGCGGCCTAATCCACGATTCATCGCGTTGtacctcagcctcagcctctgcctctgccgTCCTACTACTTTCACCATCCATCCCTTCAGGTCGTACTCGATCATCACTCGGTTTTAATATCAACAAATCCGCCTCCCCGCCCACATCAAACTTCACTCCCGCAATTTCGCCCTCCACCCACCATTTAATTCCATGCGTAACCATCATATTATATGTGCAAAACGAATGCGTAAACTCCGACTGTGCAAAATTCCATTCTTGTGGGAATCCCGTATCCTGTAGACCTATCCGCAGGCCACACAATTCTCCGACGTCGATAGGCTCCCATTGACGTTTGAAGGGTATCCGAAGCTTTGTATTGAGTTTGTTGAGAGCTTGGACAACTCCAAGGTCTacttctgttcttcttgctccaAATATTCCATTCAATGATGTTTCCGTGACTATCCAAATGTGTACAGTTCTAATTTTGACTTCTTGTGGAACATTTTGAATGATGGGACTTGTCTTTTGCCAGTTTGGTGCCACTAGAAGCTTGATGGGTATAGGCGTTGGGTTATCAAGTTGAATGATCCTTGGGACGTCAACAAAAACGTCAAATGCCAGGTTAGGGTCTGATGAAAAGCTAAAGTTCTTCCGAATCTTTTGTAGCGAAGACAATTTCAAATCTTCTGATCCTGGAATGAGGCTCTGAGTTGAGATCTTGCGTGGATAGCGGATTCGTCTGGATTTGAAGTCGGCAATAGGAGCATCTGTCGTCAATGGTATGACCTTGAAAGGAAAGATAGCCTCAAAGGCTTCGGTCTCTCCATGAACTTCAACTGTAAGTTTGGCTTCGATGACATACTGGATGCACGCTGAtgttctctcttctcttccatcgccAAGGACATACGACGGAGGCAGTTCGTGGTCCGTCGTTTCCAGAGGAATATAGCTGAAATTCTGCCTGCCATTGTTGACTTTTGGGTCGACATATAGTGGAACAGGTATATTGAATGTCCACTCCTTATGGCCACCGTTCTCGATATGTAAAGGTCCCGTAAATATGGTCTGACAATGGTGATGCAGTTTTATCCCCCATGCGAAATCACCGTTTCTATCCTTGAAAGGTTCGCTTGTACTAGCTGTTCCAATAATGGATACGCTGAGTGATGAGTCTGGGCTCACTATATGGGTTGTTCTGTATACAAGTCCTGTAATGGTATCACCAGGAATGTATGTATCGCCGTCGAGGTGGATTCCCAATTCGGGGCTAGATTTGGGTCGTTTTCCAAGGCATGACATTTTTAGTTGTATTCTGGCTTTAGCTGATACAAAAGAAACTGTTGTTACCTCGGTTTATATTTATGCCTTTACATTTTGACTCAACTCTTAGTGCCCAGCCTCGCGGGACGTATTGGCTGTGCCGCAAATCTAAGTGAGTCGCGAATTCGAcgccaaggttgagaaatGCAACATAGCCAATTACCAGTCTCCAGATTGTGGCTCGGCAAAGGGGATGACCCTCCTCATATGAGAGAAACCAATaagggcttggcttggctttagACATCGTAAGTtgagtcatcatcacctgaTATACATGTTCCGGTTTCGGTCAATTGCGCGAGGCGCGAGGCAGACGTGAAGTGGTAATTCGTGTTTAGCCTCTGATAATTCTTCAATTATTGTCACTGTTTGTGATTTCAAGATACAACTGAACTTTTTACGGCGAGATGTTGACTGCGCATCTTGGCATTGAGGTTCAAGTCGGCGACTTCCAAAGACGGACAGGCACAGATTTTGTCCGCTGCTGGTGATACCAGCTTGGTATGTTATGCCATACATAGGCCTACTCCGACACCTCAGCCCAGGCTCAGTATCGACTCTACTTAAAGTAGTAGGAAGCCGGCTTAGGGATGAAATAGATCTTAGTGTGCTTGGGTCCTTCAGAGAGGTCAACAGGGTCGTTGATATATTCACAGAAACTTCTGGGTCATCTTGTTTGACTTGAAACAATTATGCAAGGTACTTGGCCCATGGCTGCTGTATCTGGCCTGCCTATTTACCCCATCCCCGTTTACATGCTGTTACTCCTGTCATATGACACATTCACCGACATGGTTTTCCTGATATGGGGTGATAATGCTGGACTAGCTGGCCCACCAGCAGGTCCAGCATTACTCTGACCATTCATAGTACCACGATGTTCCTTAAGAATACTCTTGTCACTCTGGTTATCAGAATTATGATCCGGGTGAGCCTCCGTCTCAATCAAGGCACTCCATTGACCAGCCTTATTCTTGGGAACGAACATGATGTTGTTCATGTTCTTCAAGCGATGCGAGTTCTCGCTTGACTTGGCTGATGAAGGAAAGACCTTGCGAAGCATGGGGCGGAGGGTAGGTATACAGGCAGCCATGATAATGAGAGCATTCTCAGCGCAGGCTGTGAGAAGAAGTTCACCGACGTCGTAGGTAGGATCAGTGCTTGTTGCGTTGGCTTTGAGTTTCGTGCATTTGATGACTGCGATGGCTCCAGCACTGGGGAATATTGGTAAGTAAGAGAAAGCTAGAGAAGGAAGCCACAACTTACAAGACACCGAGGCTCATGGCGACAGCTACACCAAACTtttccttgttcttcataTTCAAGTTCCAGAGCATAGCCCAAGGAAGAAGCGCGAGGATGAAATCGGTGGCAGCAGAATAAGCTTGATGAGTGTCAGTATCAGACCAAATAACAGTATGGAGCAGACCTACCGCCGATGAAGTATAAAACTCCAAGGTAGGCATTAGGATGCCAGCATTTGCTCACAATAGCTGGGTTCCACGTTGTTCGAGGGTCTTCGCAGTGCACAAATACAATGATAGAGATGAGGATATGAAGCGTAAGCATAGTGACAACTATGAACCAGAGGAACCGATGGATGAATCGCTGTGCGGCCAGTCGCATGAGACTGATTGAGAAGGATGTCTTGCCCAAGGCGCATGACATGACGACAAAGGGCTGCGAGACTTGACCCAGCAATGCGACCGGGACGGCATCTTGAGGGGCAAAGGTGAGAACCCATTCGATATGTCGACCGAGACCTTTCTGAACCGCAGCTTCGATGATGGCGCCATAGCATATGAGAAGAATCTGTTGTGATCGATACTTGTTAGTACGTAAGGTGTCGAAGAAGGTTGATTTCTTACCAGAGAGAGAACAATGACCCagtcatcaagaccaaagacctTTCGCACAAACAATCTCGTGTAAACTCTAAGTCCAACAAAAAGAATGGGAAAGATAACAGAAAGCCACGTCACAGTCCGAATCATCGGCCCCCGCGTCTCGGCGAGATACTCAGGAGAAGGCGTAGCAGCAGCCATATTCGCATCGAGAACCAACAAGTTTGTCTCACTCTGCTTTAGCAGGCACATTCATGCGTCTTATATGTTCCAAGGACAAACCTTGCCACAGTATACGAAAATAAACAAACCGGCCGGCAAATAAATTCTTTGGTAACATAGCTTTGTTCTCTCACGTATATGTCACATCTCAAGGAGACCAGATGAAGGATTTCGAGTATcacaaagaaagagaagaagaaaaagaaagaagaatattcATCGTGGGGAAAAGATTGACCTCGGGAGAGACCGAAGCCGTTGGACTCGAAACAACGGCTGGGAAAAAGCAACGTTGAAAACGGGGCTGCAAAACCGCCGAGTAGCGAATCCAATCGAGGGCATGAGAATATCCCGACcgtgagaggagagaaaacaATGGGGACGATCAATGCCATCACAATCATACGTTGAGCAAGCCGCAACGGAGACGATCTGCAGGTCCAATCACGGGGAACAATAGAAGATGTTTGCTCGCTTTTTGCATAATATGTCAAATATCAGTTGTTACAACAGGGTTGCAAGCAAAATTAGAGCATGGGGTCGCTTATTGTTATCTCCGTGTCGCTGCCAATCCCGGTGAAGTGTTGGGTCTCGCGAATCTGATAGATCAGATGCCGTGCCATACTCCTGCATATTGGCTCGCCACAGAAGGTGGGTTAGCCAGCCGCGACAAGTTCTGCAAGAAATTTGTGCAGAGTGGATTTTGTCTGAATCAGAGTCTTGATTAATTTAGTGTTGAAGAAATCGTTGCGTGGGTATCTATCAATGTTAACTGATGTCTTGTCTAAAGTTGGTCGAGGCTTAGTTCCCGTCTCAATGGCGTCCTTGTCCCGTGTCACTAGCTTCAACGCTATCTTATTGTGTAAGATTGTCTACGAACCAACAGTAAGCCAATAATTACGTGACAGTCACTTCTCATATTCTACTGTATTCAGCTTGTGCTTCGAATATTGCCTCGAGTCCTGTAAGCTCTTTGTTTGCTCAGCCTTTTTTCCAAGGATACCCCTGGCCTGTACAAGGATGATCCCGCCTCCCCGGTGAGATATTATCTCTTCTCTCGTTCTCATCGTGCAGAACCTAAACCGATTCAGACAATCTCAACCGAGGTGGTTGCTAATCGAGACCGTGTGCGTGGGATTCTTTGTTATAACTACTGCATGCCAAGTTTCAAGGAGCCTCATGCTTATGTGGGGGAGCCAACAATTTCGCACACGTTTGCGAGGCTACGGGAGGAGAGAAAGCCCAGGACTGTGATCTTAAATGATAGAcagatttaggtaacttagtcTAAGCTTAGCCTAAGTTCAGTATAAATTTAGAATACCTTGTCCTACCTAAGGTctgaagttttcttgctctccgACCCGAGGGAACGTTTCCTCTTCCCGTGTCTCAATAGCTTCTCCGCTTCTGTATTTGGTCTCTCCCGCGTGGAGTTCAGACATATCACAAAGACTAGCATGAATACCCTGCAAGTTTGCGGTGGAGTACTGTTACATGGTGCGTAATCCAGACGCATTCTCTACAACGGCGTCACTTTTCGCTTTGCCTGTGATAAAGACAGTGTGAGACAAGGTGCATTACACATGTCGAGTAATCAGGCCATGCCCTCCGCAAAAAGCAATATAGATCCGGCTCTGTGCCGCGTCTGCATCCCGCATCtgttctttaattaaatttatgATATATCCTCTTTGTTTTCTCCGCAGTTGCTCTCGTTGTCTCCGTAGATCATGACCCTTTCTTCCTTTGACCTGAGCTACGTGCTGTACGTCGGCGTTGCTTTTGTCGTCGCTCGTATCTTTTACGACCTCTTATTTTCACCTCTCAGACGCATTCCTGGCCCTCTTGCTGCAAAGTATACGGACTTTTACCGGGCCTATCTTGCCACCAAGGGAAATGTCGATGAACACATGCGAGCATGGCATCAGAAATGGGGTTCTGCTGTGCGGGTTGGTCCAAATACGATCAGTATCAGTGACCCAGATCTGATTCGTGTTATTTACACCACGAGAAACCCTTGGCGAAAGGTAAGCAGCCTGTGACGAGTCTGTGGATTGAGATTGCTCAATGGGTTCTGACTGTCCTAGACTAATATGTACCGCCCCAATGATGTCGTCGTCAATGGCCAGCGTATGCaaaacatcttcaacactgcAGATGAAGACTTTCACACCAAATACACCAAACCCATCCGGGGCTTCTGGACGCTGCACAAGATGTTGGAGGCTGAGCCCATCATGGACGAGACCCTTTGTGAGCTGATTACTCACCTCGACAATCGTTTTGCGAGCACAGGCTACGTCTGCAAGATGGATGAATGGGTCGCTTATTACGCTTGGGACGCTGCTGCTAACATCAGCTTTGGTCGCAACTA encodes the following:
- a CDS encoding related to integral membrane protein PTH11; translation: MAAATPSPEYLAETRGPMIRTVTWLSVIFPILFVGLRVYTRLFVRKVFGLDDWVIVLSLILLICYGAIIEAAVQKGLGRHIEWVLTFAPQDAVPVALLGQVSQPFVVMSCALGKTSFSISLMRLAAQRFIHRFLWFIVVTMLTLHILISIIVFVHCEDPRTTWNPAIVSKCWHPNAYLGVLYFIGAYSAATDFILALLPWAMLWNLNMKNKEKFGVAVAMSLGVFAGAIAVIKCTKLKANATSTDPTYDVGELLLTACAENALIIMAACIPTLRPMLRKVFPSSAKSSENSHRLKNMNNIMFVPKNKAGQWSALIETEAHPDHNSDNQSDKSILKEHRGTMNGQSNAGPAGGPASPALSPHIRKTMSVNVSYDRSNSM